Genomic segment of Trueperaceae bacterium:
CCGGCCATGGCCTGCACGACCTCACCGACGCGCACGGAGTCGGGGTTGTTCGCGACCATCAGCTCGACGGGCACGCGCGTGTAGCCGGCCTCGGCGATGAGCGCCTTGGCGCGGTCGACGTCGCGCTCGGGGATGGGCAGGGAGGCCGTGTACCACGGGCTCGAGGGCGCCACAGCCTGGTTGCCGATCACGAACTGGCCGTCGAAGACGACGTTGTTGATGACGTTACGGTCGATCGAGAGTTCGAAGGCCTCGCGCAGGCGCACGTCCTTGGCGAGCGGCGTGTCGCGCTGCGTGGGGTTGGCGACGTTGATGGTGATGCCCTGGTAGCCGAGGCTCGGCACGCTCTCCATGGCCAGGCTCGAGTCGGCGGCGATGGCGGCCAGGTCGGTTGGGGAGGGGCGCTCGATGAGGTCGAGGTCGCCGGACTGGAGGTTGGCGAGGCGCACGCTCGTGTCCGGGATGGGCAGAAAGACGACACGGTCGATCGGGAAGGCGTCGGCGTTCCAGTAGCCCGCGTACTTCTCGAGCACGATGCGGTCCTGGGCGACGCGCTGCACGAACTTGTACGGGCCGGAGCAGACGGGGTTGGCGCCGAACTGGTCGCCGGCCGCCTCCGCCGCGGTAGGGGAGATCATCATGCCGGCGCGGTCGGCGAACTGCGCGATGAGTGGCGCGAACGGCTGCGAGAGGTGGATGCGCACCGCGTAGTCGCCGGTGACCTCTACCGAGTCGACCTGCGCGATCTCGCTCGCACGGTTGGAGCCGGGGAGGTTCTTCGACCGGTCGATGTTGTACTTGACGGCCGTGGCGTCGAGGGACGTGCCGTCGTGGAACGTGACGCCCTCGCGGATTGCGAGGTCGAGCGTCAACCCGTCGGCCGACACGGTGTAGCTCGTGGCGAGCTGCGGGACGATCTCGAGGTTGGGCGTGATGTCGAACAGCTTGTCGCACAAGCTGGTAAAGACGATGCGCCC
This window contains:
- a CDS encoding ABC transporter substrate-binding protein, translated to MKRSVTTLLLAFVLAAAGLASAQTTLRIGLAEDPDILDPDLARTYVGRIVFTSLCDKLFDITPNLEIVPQLATSYTVSADGLTLDLAIREGVTFHDGTSLDATAVKYNIDRSKNLPGSNRASEIAQVDSVEVTGDYAVRIHLSQPFAPLIAQFADRAGMMISPTAAEAAGDQFGANPVCSGPYKFVQRVAQDRIVLEKYAGYWNADAFPIDRVVFLPIPDTSVRLANLQSGDLDLIERPSPTDLAAIAADSSLAMESVPSLGYQGITINVANPTQRDTPLAKDVRLREAFELSIDRNVINNVVFDGQFVIGNQAVAPSSPWYTASLPIPERDVDRAKALIAEAGYTRVPVELMVANNPDSVRVGEVVQAMAGEAGFDVSLRATEFATALDLQDAGDYDAFAVGWSGRLDPDGNIHSFVTCEGALNVSGYCDPEVDEWMNESRAVSDFAARKALFDKAAEHYIPDRHIVYLYHTQLFFPHTTKLHGFVAFPDGMIRLSGVSLE